The genomic window agaaatagaggaaattatgcttggtagatgtaaaaaTATCCGCATAAATAActctattttaattttgaacatgACATCCTATCTCGTACAATAGGAATGACTTCCTTAAATGATGTGTCTtttttatagcattgaatcatgattttttgaagtatacactctcataactgccgcggtgtgtgcatacaaattgagtaacgcgcgttagcgcgttatgaaaatttgtatgcacacaccgcggcagttatgagagtgtatacttcacaaaatcatgatttaatgcttatatttacattttttaacttcttgccttgtctgcaaatatgaattataccttaaaattccgatcttatcctaagggtaagttaatattaatggaagagccacagtaacagccacaagcgtgaactttgattttcgcttgtgacgttgcagtttacagcgttcaacgtttgtgacgtcataataaaactcgtcaatttgacctttgactacttgttgcatttagaggcatttgaagatcacagaatttaatgggaaaacacagtagaatgtaaatatatcttttttaagtACACTGATATTACATCACTCTTCAAAACGGAAATACAGGTATCATTTTGAAGAAAGTGTGACACAAGACTCTTTGGTCTGTCTCAATTTACAACCTATAGATTGAAGTCAGTGATGACTCATATAGTAAAGTCCCCTTATCTATTGCTGACAcggtatatatttttgttcatcagCATTACGTCTTATGTAACAACCACTTAATTTCTTCCTCGGTTAAAATGTTTCCTTACGCTTTTCACATTCGGGTATTTAATATACCACTACGTTACAGTTATGGTCAGATTCTTCACACTGATAACATGAATTGCACAGGAAATAGCCTACACTTGTTGTTTACTTTATCAGCAAGAACGGCCGTTGTTACATGTTACATGTCACAAGTCAAAAAACTAACAAATATGGTATATTGGCTATCGTTAAAACATTACATACAGCTGTACATGTAAATCCTTAGATATTCTTGATTGAATTTTCTCTAGTTTgagttttgattttcatataagCATATATTAACTGTTCTATTGTTGGCATCAAAATGTTTTGTATACCTTAATTCTAAGATTATATTTACTTAAATATGGTATCAAGAGTCAAAAAGAAAATTgcggagatttttttttagcaatttcAACCAAAACAATATTAATGGATACCTTTCTTTTAAATCTTATTAATACTAAAAAAGCTAAGTTATCAGTCATTTAGAATCAAGAGTTCCCATGCATATATTTGGGGGAATGAgaatcagttttaaaaaaatgaccttTATCTATTATTGCGGTCATCTAAATTGTTTAGTAATCACGAAAATCATTCAATCAAGTTATTTATGTATCATTCTTAATGCTTTCAACGGGATGATATCTCACATAGATATGTTACGTTGTAGATGGTTGTCCCTCTAAACAGCGCAaacttttcttttgtatattttaatattctttatctttttttttctttttctacatGTAAACTAGTGTTTTCTGTCGactttttttatatcttataaattcatttcttttagcGCCATTTCCTCCTTTATGTTTTTGAAGGTGTTTAGACCGATATCCGTTTTATAGCAGCTTATATTCAAAAGTGGCATCATCTGCAATTAAAGAAAATCGTTAAAATGGAAACCCCTGAGGATTCATATGACGATTTAACACTTTGGATAAAATAAAGAATGGAAATACGGTACCCTATTCCAGACAAATTCAACTGAATTCAGTCTAATGATTCGTCGATTTCTCTGCATGTCTTTCCAATTCACGTCTTCAAATTGTCAAAATAAGTGTTGATAGTGAACCGtcaatctaaaaaataaataataattagtGAAAAATGTTGAGATTCAACCTGCAATTTATagataaataattgatttatccattaagaaatcaaaaaaaataaacaaaagtaaaattatatttgtgatATTAAATGTAACTTCACTGTATCACGCAGATATAGTTTTGCTTATGGATAATGGATAAGTCTGACTTTTAGGTTATAAACTCTGAGTTCTAAATATGAACTTTTTGTTTATCTTATCAAAAcatattaaagtaaataaacGATTTTGTAATAGTTTTGGATTTGTAAagaatttaagataaaacttCGGAACATGtcgtctattttttttttcagatatcacaactaagatataattgaaaaatcataGAGTCAATCTTTATACATTAGTACTCTCCCTCTTTTTCTTTTGCGAAATCAAAACCAAGAAGAAACGGAAAATACAAGAAGTCCATGAggtcacattgctcacctgtGTAATAATTGTCATAACTTTGAATGAAGCTTTTTAAAGCATACTAGTAATATAAAACAactgaaaaattaagtaaaatatcttgcctaaaatcattttttctccACGTGCCATTTTGATCAATATCGATCCTCTTTTACAAATAGACCACGGTGTTGTTTCAACAATATGAAATCAAAACTATACTAAGCCTTATACTTGACATTGttacaaattgtagcattgcaTTTCttgaaaacgatttttttttatttattcttatccATTTATCCATCATAACAAATTGATTTGTTATTTTCTCCTGATAGCTCAAAATTGATTAAGGGTACAGTTTAACGATTTGAACAGTTTAAGACCTAAAGTGTAATCTTTGAAACTCTCTCCGGGGTCTTGTAAAACTTCAAAATCTACACAATATCAAGATGTTTATGAAGTTATATAACATATTACTAAAATGCAGAGTTACAATTTGAACAATCAAGAATAAGAGTTTAATCATAAATATTGTATCGTTATAATATTACTTAATGTATTTAAAGATAGCCCGTCGTGActccacattttatttttttttattaaataattgtttctaTTAAGAGAATTGGaactcttattttaaaaatattgaatctgATTTATTTCAGAGTTGTTTTATCTtcagaagaagttaaaaatcgGTTAAGTTTAAAGACAAACGGACGTTATTATTTAGCGAAACAAAATGTATTTGCCAATGAGAATTCTTTAACAAAACCGCTGTAAGTACATATGAGTAGTaatgaaaatgttcaaatgaTTATTCGGTTGTTACTGAAAGCCTGAAAAAGTTACTTAAAGGCATTAACATTTAGACACCTTTTAGTTTCCTTTCAGTCACATTTGAGTTGACTAAACGGCAGAGCTTTTGCTTATGGCAtgcaatatatatcatatgtaCAATACATGGACAACActaagaaaaaaagaacaaacagCGATAAAGATGTGATAATTTTTATTACTATTGAACAAATAAGTTACATATAGTCATGCGAGCCAAGTACGGACAGTCCCTTTCACGAACTGCCGACATATTGGACACTTTCTCATAGCGGGAGCACAGTCCGTACAGCAACAAAGATGTCCACACGGCAACATGGCGATGGAGGCGTCCTTCTCCATACAGATTTTACACATCCTGAGGTCCTTCAGTTGTCTGTTCTCCTCGATCAACGAGCGAGTGTCTGTAAGAGAAGGAAAGGGAGGATCGTAAGTACTGtccatcaatttaaaaaataatttctgtcACTTTTATGTATAAGCTGCAATACTAAATGTTTAATCAGACCTAACAGAGATATAATCATACCTGCTTCCTCAAATTCTTTTGTATCTGCCATTAAAGAAGATTTGGTTTGCTGCTCATTAGCATGTTTACTATCTTCATTTGACTTTACAGTAATGTCCTTGACATTGTCTGATGTTTTCGCAGCAGAAGACGGTGGTATGTCATCACCTGACAAAATGACCTCCATTACTTCTTCGGCCTTAATGTCTATGCACTCtgaaaattgaaatcaaatacaaACTATTTATCATGactttattgaataattttagtacaaagaaataacaaaagTTTCTTAATATTTTCACTGACCTTTTTTGTGTTTCAGAAAATTGAATGCTTGTTGTATAACATGAGATGGATATCCCATTTCTAGAACACTTTGAAAAGCTGGAAGACTAGAAACATCTGGTTCTGATGAACGTTCAGAGGTAACGTTTTCGTGACCAGTTGCAGTTGCTTGGTTTCCTGCCTGGTTTTCGTTTGCTGCCCCCATAGCTTCCTGAAATTTAATGGaacatataaataaacattatttaaaatcacTCTGATTATTCTTGGTTCTGTCTTATTTATTATAAGTCAAGGAATATGATAAGTACCAGTTCCTGATGCTGGATTTGAACCAATGCAACAAACTCGTCTCCTTTATTCTGTCTCACAAAGGCACACTTTGGAAACCATCGGGCATGTTCGGTCCACGGATCGTCACCAGGTTCCCAGTTACGCAATCCTCCCCCACAAAAGAAACAACGGGTATAATCTCCGTAACCTGCATACAGAAACCCCGCAACAGCCAAATCTCTAGGGGTCTGCGTTAAACTAGATGGCCAATCCGCAAAGGAACTCACCCTTACAGCTAGCACCGAGTACGACGGATATTTTGGACGGTCAAAGTTAATTCCTAATGGATCCAGGTTTCGAATGAATGCATTTATCTTATCTTGCTGCATTCTTGTCTTAGTCAAGAGGTCGTTTGAAGTCTTAAGTGAGGAAGGAGCTTTACTGCTACCTTTTTTGTCtatattatcaatatttggTTCTGTTTTGATAGCGTTTCCAGACGACACACTTCCTGAAGTTAATGAGGATGGATGTCTATTGCTACTGCTAGGAATATCGTTGCTACTTGCGTTATGCTGTCGTTCAAGTTCGTTTATAAAATGCCCATTCCTTTGGTCATTTCCAATTTGGATGTTGCTAGTGGGCTGTGACGACAGAAGGGGACAGTCAGGAGACATGTTACGATGAACGACCTCAATAATATCGTCAAACCTCCAGTCTCGTTTTCGACAGCCACAAGCAAAACAGATTGTGACAtcctcatccctacaataataaAATCCCTGGCGAGCCAGCCGCAGTGTAGAAACAGTTTTTGAGGACGGAAAATTTTGGAAAGACCTGAGTCGGATTAACTCCATGTTCATTGAATGACACAATGATGATGCTAATAAATGCGCTTGGTTCTCTAGATCTCTAATCGATGATATTTCTTTCTGAACAAATTCTTCAAAACTTCCGGTAAATCTAAAACGAATCGTTTCTTGGTGACATGCcgatttcatattttatattttttgtttgttttaatgtttcatTGATTAATTGATAGTTAAACACAGAGTAATATTTTATGAGCCCGAGAAATCTATCTCATAAGGGAGATCGTATTTCAacgtataaaaatatataccacaggtatatattttatttcaattttatttatatgttttcattttgttatttaaagtgggttttttttatatttatatgtgccTGTTCATAATATGTAGAAAATTGATGTATCAGTTTGTTAATATGGCAATGAATATACGTTCATGGTGTCATAATGAAAATACCAACCCCGACAAGGACTCCTCTGAATCATTGTGTTTGTTTCGTACACAATCAGCTCTCAGTCGTACTTTTTCTGCGCATGTGCTAGAAGATTGGTTGCCATTAGTTGGATTCCAGGGTCTTTTTATGACGCCTTTATTTCCTTCATTTGACGAAAGAGTTGTCACCGGTAGCTCTCTTTTTCTTAACATGCTTTCTCTGTCTTCCTCGCAATTCATCAACTTCTACGTGatttctttgataattttgatCAGAAACGGTGATCtgtaatcaaaattcaaattcatttaaatattaatgcaATTTGAAGaactaaaatataatttaattaaaagatctcagtttatatttataaaatcgaTTGTAATATTTAAGGGCATTGGCAACGAAGTGCTCCGGATTTAAAAAATCCGCACCtgcattttctcttttatacaatgaattaGAGTTACCCCTCTTGAATTGTTTTCCAACTGGGAGTAATCTTCCGTAAtatgaattcttttttaatattatggttaaaaaatagtgtttccgaggtaaacaaaatatgtcatgTATAATGATGAAGCGATATTCATATATTGCTCTGCGTCAACAAGCAGGTTATATGGGCCTCAGAAAAGAGAGGAGCAAATTCCTATATGGCAAACATTGTGAGAAAGATTTTGAATGACcttcctatgcagttactctgacaaaccgaaagtgacaCAGTctttggaccaaagcacaaatcattgccACTGACAAaaattagttcttgagaataattgataaatccgaaataatgtatgctaaagcattgtttttccaggaaacatatttataaataccttgaaaatagtcagattttaaatggtacgaacaatttagatatttgtgtagttgtatgtattcttacgtcaaagttcaatatagtctcgttcaactcgacgctcggctgtctccgtaaatctccaacaagcagagagtccctcttgcttgtcggagattaacggcgatagccgagcgtttgggtgaacgagacgagagttcaatattgcttggatccataaattttcaagaaatatttctatcactgatgcATAGTTTGATTCAatttattatatctttaaatattactcaacatgattcatatggggttttatcaacattcttgtgtcgaaaaagtccgaaaattcatattataaaaatgtgcgtaattcaaatacagattagaaactacctgtacttgtcatgcaaaataacatatcattgaatttaaaataaataaccatcgataaaatcaactcccgttaCTTCTtcattactttgattttatttgctATAGACAATTGTCAGACAGACGACTTGGAAATGGGGAGTCAGACCTACCGCAACATCTTCAACATATTGACGagcaaattaaaaacaaagagtAAACCAAACATTGATTAACTCCGATACTCTTTAACAAAAGACAGTAGACCGAAAGTCATTCATTTATTTCCATATctattgttttgatattataGTACAATACACACATAATCATATAtgcatgaaatattatttacatataaactATTCATAGCTACTTTATTTTGTGAACAATGAGATTATTTCCAAATTAAACTGACCTCAATGCTTATCTAGAATTATCAATGTCtcacattttaattattaatttgtaaaagaGTTAGACATTTCTGacaataaataattttgtgtTACTTTTGCTCTCTTAAAGCACGCCTAAAGGAATTCAAAAATATTAGAACCTTCTTCTTTCTTGATACATCGAAGATAAgtataaataattgttaatgatatttattatttactgtGTGTGTGTACGGTGACAAAATCAAGGATGGTAACTCTTGAATAGTAAAGAGCAAATTGATGTTCACACTTTTCAGAAATTATTGGCCCTATATTTCATTCTCAGTAGGATATCATATAAAATCGATTTACAATAATATgtatcatttaatttataatcacATATCTCACTCATCAAAAATTGCTCctttcaaatattaattattgtgATTTGTTCATTGAATTACATTGAAATCATTgtgaatgcaaaattaatatttttggaaatatttttttttataaggatGCAAAGGTATTATAAGGATGCCAATACCCTTAAACAAATATTCACACTTTGTTCTGATACCGACAATGTACTGAcattactgataaacttagacaAATATACATCTGACATTTTACCTGACGGAACTGATAAACTTAAGAAAGTACAGAGAAGCGTAGAAATGTACGGagaaacataaacatttaataGCGCATTTTACTGAAACTGAGAGAAGTACTGAAAAGTACTGACGGTATTGTTTTTACTAAAAACTGACTCATAAAGgtgtaaaatcaatttatttattttttgactttttgattctatgtattaatctttgtcatttaatatcattttgataaCTTACGGTCACAAAGATAAATTCGTTTACTTATCCAAACTAGTGTACCTTAAAGGTAAGTCTTTGTAAATCACAGATGAATGACATGTTCGCGCTATCTGAAGTAACACATCCTGGACAGCAAAATGTTTCCTCTCTTCTTCTACAAAGACGGatgaaataatttcattttatgtttttaattataaaaagaaatttaaggaaaaaaattgattttttttgtcaggTAAAACCAATATATTACAAATACTTAAAAGACACTACGATCTTGAAATAAAgtcttaaatataaatattcacaCTATTGTGCATTTTTATGGAATTATACCATAACCTTAACGTATTTTTTCAACGATTCATTAGTTTTGAGTTATAATgtgcgttattttttttttttggaaatgctCTTGGTTATAAGTCGTAAGTTTTTAATATGACCCTGGTG from Magallana gigas chromosome 9, xbMagGiga1.1, whole genome shotgun sequence includes these protein-coding regions:
- the LOC105323879 gene encoding putative inhibitor of apoptosis translates to MNCEEDRESMLRKRELPVTTLSSNEGNKGVIKRPWNPTNGNQSSSTCAEKVRLRADCVRNKHNDSEESLSGFTGSFEEFVQKEISSIRDLENQAHLLASSLCHSMNMELIRLRSFQNFPSSKTVSTLRLARQGFYYCRDEDVTICFACGCRKRDWRFDDIIEVVHRNMSPDCPLLSSQPTSNIQIGNDQRNGHFINELERQHNASSNDIPSSSNRHPSSLTSGSVSSGNAIKTEPNIDNIDKKGSSKAPSSLKTSNDLLTKTRMQQDKINAFIRNLDPLGINFDRPKYPSYSVLAVRVSSFADWPSSLTQTPRDLAVAGFLYAGYGDYTRCFFCGGGLRNWEPGDDPWTEHARWFPKCAFVRQNKGDEFVALVQIQHQELEAMGAANENQAGNQATATGHENVTSERSSEPDVSSLPAFQSVLEMGYPSHVIQQAFNFLKHKKECIDIKAEEVMEVILSGDDIPPSSAAKTSDNVKDITVKSNEDSKHANEQQTKSSLMADTKEFEEADTRSLIEENRQLKDLRMCKICMEKDASIAMLPCGHLCCCTDCAPAMRKCPICRQFVKGTVRTWLA